In one window of Streptomyces sp. FXJ1.172 DNA:
- a CDS encoding ectoine synthase, with amino-acid sequence MIVRSFKDIEGTDRHVKAKSGTWESKRIVLAKERVGFSLHETILYAGTETSMWYANHIEAVVCTKGEAELTDHETGKTYTITPGTMYLLDGHERHTLRVKEDFHCVCVFNPPVTGREDHDENGVYPLLTEPEEV; translated from the coding sequence GTGATCGTCCGATCGTTCAAGGACATCGAAGGCACCGACCGGCACGTCAAGGCGAAGTCCGGTACCTGGGAGAGCAAGCGGATCGTCCTCGCCAAGGAGCGGGTCGGCTTCTCCCTGCACGAGACCATCCTGTACGCCGGGACGGAGACATCGATGTGGTACGCCAACCACATCGAGGCCGTCGTCTGCACCAAGGGTGAGGCCGAACTCACCGACCACGAGACCGGGAAGACGTACACGATCACGCCCGGCACCATGTACCTCCTCGACGGCCATGAGCGGCACACGCTGCGGGTCAAGGAGGACTTCCACTGCGTCTGCGTGTTCAACCCGCCCGTGACCGGACGGGAGGACCACGACGAGAACGGCGTCTACCCGCTGCTCACCGAGCCCGAGGAGGTGTGA
- a CDS encoding DsbA family oxidoreductase codes for MRVEIWTDIACPWCYVGKARFDKALAAFPHRDEVEVVHRSFELDPGRAKGDVQPVITMLTKKYGMSEAQAEAGEDNLGAQAAAEGLDYRTRGRDHGNTFDMHRLLHFARERGVQDELIQILYRANFAEERSVFTEGDERLVELAVEAGLDAEAVRAVLADPARYADEVRADEREAAQLGANGVPFFVLDRTYGVSGAQPAEVFTQALTQAWGERTPLKLVDQDGAQACGPDGCAVPQQD; via the coding sequence ATGCGCGTCGAGATCTGGACGGACATCGCCTGTCCCTGGTGCTACGTCGGAAAGGCGCGGTTCGACAAGGCCCTCGCCGCCTTCCCGCACCGCGACGAGGTCGAGGTCGTGCACCGCTCCTTCGAGCTGGACCCGGGCCGCGCCAAGGGCGACGTCCAGCCGGTGATCACCATGCTCACCAAGAAGTACGGCATGAGCGAGGCGCAGGCCGAGGCGGGCGAGGACAACCTGGGCGCCCAGGCCGCCGCCGAGGGCCTGGACTACCGCACGCGCGGCCGCGACCACGGCAACACCTTCGACATGCACCGCCTGCTGCACTTCGCCAGGGAGCGGGGCGTCCAGGACGAGCTGATCCAGATCCTGTACCGGGCGAACTTCGCCGAGGAGCGGTCCGTCTTCACCGAGGGCGACGAGCGTCTGGTCGAGCTGGCCGTGGAGGCCGGGCTGGACGCGGAGGCCGTCCGCGCCGTGCTCGCCGACCCGGCCCGCTACGCCGACGAGGTCCGCGCCGACGAACGCGAGGCGGCCCAGCTCGGCGCGAACGGCGTGCCCTTCTTCGTCCTCGACCGCACCTACGGCGTCTCCGGCGCCCAGCCCGCCGAGGTCTTCACCCAGGCCCTCACCCAGGCCTGGGGCGAGCGGACCCCGCTGAAGCTGGTGGACCAGGACGGGGCACAGGCCTGCGGGCCGGACGGGTGCGCCGTACCGCAGCAGGACTGA
- a CDS encoding aldehyde dehydrogenase (NADP(+)) has translation MAAAPVWSVDPRTGKQREQVAVEATAQEVDAAVRAAHAVRGALADRAVRSAFLRTAAAGLDAARDALVETADAETALGPVRLTGELARTGYQLRAFADVVDEGAFLDVVINHPDDTATPPIPDLRRYKVPLGVVAVYSASNFPFAFSVAGGDTASALAAGCPVVVKAHPDHPALSELVAKVLRRAAAEHGIPEGVVGLVHGFEAGVELIRHPLVAAAGFTGSVRGGRALFDAAAARPVPIPFHGELGSLNPVLVTEAAVAERAEAIGSGLAGSMTLGAGQFCVKPGLVLVPSGAGGDRLVKSLTDAVSDTDAGVLLDHRMRDNFVAGVRERSGLADVETPVTPGAGGEHTVSAGFLTVPAQKLTEQGAYDLLLEECFGPVTVVARYADEAEAAAVLSRLPGNLTATVQLSAEEAAGQGRGAELLAELTPLAGRVVVNAWPTGVAVAPAQHHGGPYPATTSMSTSVGGTAVERWLRPVAYQNAPTALLPAELRDENLLGLPRRFNGVLER, from the coding sequence GTGGCAGCAGCACCAGTCTGGAGTGTCGACCCGCGCACCGGGAAGCAGCGCGAACAGGTTGCGGTGGAGGCCACAGCCCAGGAGGTGGACGCGGCGGTCCGGGCGGCCCACGCCGTGCGCGGAGCGCTCGCCGACCGCGCGGTGCGCTCCGCGTTCCTGCGCACGGCCGCCGCGGGCCTGGACGCGGCGCGGGACGCCCTGGTCGAGACCGCCGACGCCGAGACCGCGCTCGGCCCGGTCCGGCTGACCGGAGAACTCGCCCGCACCGGCTACCAGTTGCGGGCCTTCGCGGACGTCGTCGACGAGGGTGCCTTCCTCGACGTCGTCATCAACCACCCCGACGACACCGCCACCCCGCCGATTCCGGACCTGCGGCGCTACAAGGTGCCGCTCGGTGTCGTCGCCGTCTACTCCGCCTCCAACTTCCCCTTCGCCTTCTCCGTCGCGGGCGGCGACACCGCGAGCGCGCTCGCCGCGGGCTGCCCGGTCGTCGTCAAGGCCCACCCCGACCACCCGGCCCTGTCCGAGCTGGTCGCCAAGGTGCTGCGCCGGGCCGCCGCCGAGCACGGCATCCCCGAGGGCGTCGTCGGCCTCGTGCACGGCTTCGAGGCGGGCGTCGAGCTGATCAGGCACCCGCTGGTCGCCGCCGCGGGCTTCACCGGGTCGGTCCGGGGCGGTCGCGCACTGTTCGACGCCGCCGCCGCGCGTCCGGTGCCGATCCCGTTCCACGGCGAACTGGGCTCGCTGAACCCGGTCCTGGTGACCGAGGCGGCCGTCGCCGAGCGGGCCGAGGCGATCGGCTCCGGGCTGGCCGGGTCCATGACGCTCGGGGCCGGCCAGTTCTGCGTGAAGCCCGGCCTCGTCCTCGTGCCGTCCGGCGCGGGCGGCGACCGGCTGGTGAAGTCCCTCACCGACGCCGTCAGCGACACCGACGCCGGGGTCCTGCTCGACCACCGCATGCGGGACAACTTCGTCGCCGGGGTCCGGGAGCGGAGCGGCCTGGCGGACGTCGAGACGCCGGTCACGCCGGGCGCGGGCGGTGAGCACACGGTCAGCGCGGGGTTCCTCACGGTGCCGGCGCAGAAGCTGACCGAGCAGGGGGCGTACGACCTGCTGCTCGAGGAGTGCTTCGGGCCGGTCACCGTCGTGGCCCGCTACGCCGACGAGGCGGAGGCGGCGGCGGTGCTGTCGCGGCTGCCGGGAAACCTCACCGCGACCGTGCAGCTGTCCGCCGAGGAGGCGGCCGGGCAGGGGCGCGGTGCGGAACTCCTCGCCGAGCTGACGCCGCTGGCCGGGCGGGTGGTCGTGAACGCGTGGCCCACGGGTGTCGCCGTGGCGCCGGCCCAGCATCACGGCGGTCCGTACCCGGCGACGACCTCCATGTCGACGTCCGTGGGCGGTACGGCCGTCGAGCGGTGGCTGCGGCCGGTGGCCTACCAGAACGCGCCCACCGCCCTCTTGCCGGCCGAGCTGAGGGACGAGAACCTCCTGGGGCTGCCCCGGCGGTTCAACGGGGTTCTGGAACGGTAG
- a CDS encoding IclR family transcriptional regulator, giving the protein MTAGDTAGGAQVKSAVRTVELLEYFAGRPGMHSLAAVQEAVGYPKSSLYMLLRTLVELGWVETDATGTRYGIGVRALLVGTSYIDGDEVVAAARPTLDRLSDDTTETIHLARLDGTNVVYLATRQSQHYLRPFTRVGRRLPAHSTSLGKAILATYSDEQVRKLLPETLPALTEHTTTDREKLIEELHQVREQGFAVDREENTLGLRCFGVAIPYRTPARDAISCSVPVARLTPAHEQMIKDALFDARDRLALATRRL; this is encoded by the coding sequence ATGACGGCAGGCGACACGGCGGGCGGCGCGCAGGTCAAGTCCGCGGTACGGACCGTTGAGCTGCTCGAGTACTTCGCCGGCCGGCCCGGTATGCACTCCCTCGCGGCGGTCCAGGAGGCCGTCGGGTACCCCAAGTCCAGTCTGTACATGCTGCTGCGCACGCTCGTGGAGCTGGGCTGGGTGGAGACGGACGCGACCGGCACGCGGTACGGCATCGGGGTGCGGGCGCTGCTGGTCGGCACGTCGTACATCGACGGCGACGAGGTGGTCGCCGCGGCCCGCCCGACACTGGACCGGCTGTCGGACGACACCACGGAGACGATCCACCTGGCCCGCCTCGACGGCACGAACGTCGTCTACCTGGCCACCCGCCAGTCGCAGCACTATCTGCGCCCCTTCACCCGGGTCGGCCGCCGGCTGCCCGCGCACTCCACGTCCCTCGGCAAGGCGATCCTCGCCACGTACTCCGACGAGCAGGTCCGCAAACTGCTCCCGGAGACCCTCCCGGCCCTCACCGAGCACACCACCACCGACCGCGAGAAGCTCATCGAGGAGCTGCACCAGGTCCGGGAGCAGGGCTTCGCGGTCGACCGCGAGGAGAACACGCTGGGCCTGCGCTGCTTCGGCGTGGCGATCCCGTACCGCACCCCGGCCCGGGACGCGATCAGCTGCTCGGTTCCGGTGGCCCGGCTGACCCCCGCCCACGAGCAGATGATCAAGGACGCGCTGTTCGACGCGCGCGACCGGCTGGCGCTGGCGACGCGCCGGCTCTGA
- a CDS encoding NCS2 family permease has translation MSPAWHGIDRHFSISARGSTVGREIRGGFATFFTMAYILVLNPIILGSAKDKYQHTLDTGQLATATALVACVMTIVMGVGGNLPLAIAAGLGLNAVVAFQLAPLMSWPDAMGLVVLEGLIICLLVLTGLRQAIMNAIPQQLKQAIGVGIGLFIAFIGFVDAGFVSRIPDAANTTVPVQLGAVGRLTGWPVLVFCLGVLLTIGLLARKVKGAILISIVTMTLVAIVINAVADIKSWGLTTPKVPDKIVAAPDFGLIGHFSLFGGFGKAGVLTAVLLVFTLILSDFFDAMGTIVGISAEAGLLDEKGQVPGIGRVLFIDGAAAVAGGLGSASSNTAYIESAAGVGEGARTGLANLVTGGLFGLALFLTPLLTIVPLQAAAPALIAVGFLMMTHVKHIDWDRYEIAIPAFLTIAAMPFTYSITDGIGAGFLSYVLIKTVLGKAREVNWLLWAVSVLFLVYFAIDPVEQVLGVK, from the coding sequence ATGTCCCCAGCGTGGCACGGCATCGACCGTCACTTCAGCATCTCCGCACGTGGATCCACGGTCGGCCGCGAGATACGCGGCGGTTTCGCCACGTTCTTCACCATGGCCTACATCCTTGTCCTGAATCCGATCATCCTGGGCAGTGCCAAGGACAAGTACCAGCACACCCTCGACACCGGCCAACTCGCCACCGCCACCGCGCTGGTGGCCTGTGTGATGACGATCGTCATGGGCGTCGGCGGCAACCTCCCGCTCGCCATCGCCGCCGGCCTCGGCCTGAACGCCGTCGTCGCCTTCCAGCTGGCGCCGCTGATGAGCTGGCCCGACGCGATGGGCCTAGTGGTCCTGGAGGGACTGATCATCTGCCTGCTGGTCCTCACCGGGCTGCGACAAGCCATCATGAACGCGATCCCGCAGCAGCTGAAGCAGGCCATCGGCGTCGGCATCGGCCTGTTCATCGCCTTCATCGGCTTCGTCGACGCCGGCTTCGTCAGCCGGATCCCCGACGCCGCGAACACCACCGTGCCCGTGCAGCTCGGCGCCGTCGGACGGCTCACCGGCTGGCCCGTGCTGGTCTTCTGTCTCGGCGTGCTGCTGACCATCGGCCTGCTCGCCCGGAAGGTGAAGGGCGCGATCCTCATCAGCATCGTGACGATGACCCTCGTCGCGATCGTCATCAACGCCGTCGCCGACATCAAGAGCTGGGGCCTGACCACACCCAAGGTCCCGGACAAGATCGTCGCCGCCCCGGACTTCGGGCTGATCGGTCACTTCAGCCTGTTCGGCGGCTTCGGCAAGGCCGGCGTACTCACCGCCGTCCTGCTCGTCTTCACCCTGATCCTGTCGGACTTCTTCGACGCCATGGGCACGATCGTCGGCATCAGCGCCGAGGCCGGGCTGCTCGACGAGAAGGGGCAGGTGCCCGGCATCGGCCGCGTGCTGTTCATCGACGGTGCCGCCGCCGTCGCCGGCGGTCTCGGCTCCGCCTCCTCCAACACCGCCTACATCGAGTCGGCGGCCGGCGTCGGCGAGGGCGCCCGCACCGGCCTCGCCAACCTCGTCACCGGCGGCCTGTTCGGCCTCGCCCTCTTCCTCACCCCGCTGCTCACCATCGTCCCGCTCCAGGCGGCGGCCCCCGCGCTGATCGCGGTGGGCTTCTTGATGATGACCCACGTCAAGCACATCGACTGGGACCGCTACGAGATCGCCATCCCGGCGTTCCTCACCATCGCGGCGATGCCGTTCACCTACTCCATCACCGACGGCATCGGGGCCGGGTTCCTGTCCTACGTCCTCATCAAGACGGTGCTGGGCAAGGCGCGGGAGGTCAACTGGCTGCTGTGGGCGGTGTCGGTGCTGTTCCTGGTGTACTTCGCCATCGATCCGGTGGAGCAGGTGCTCGGGGTGAAGTAG
- a CDS encoding DUF1349 domain-containing protein, producing the protein MDVELPELPFPLRTYGPEGHWSYEDGVLTGWAGPRQDRFVTPTGEALDPAGDAPRLLGAPEGDFQLIARVTVGFRAAFDAGVLYVHVGERAWAKLCLEYSPDVPTVCTVVTRGHSDDANSFTVDGSSVWLRVSRTGRAIAFHASRDGARWTFVRLFTLGDEKETDAALVGFMTQSPMGEGCVVTYDHIEVRPSWPQDLRDGS; encoded by the coding sequence ATGGACGTGGAACTTCCCGAACTGCCTTTCCCCTTGCGCACATACGGACCCGAGGGGCACTGGTCCTACGAGGACGGCGTACTGACCGGATGGGCCGGGCCCCGGCAGGACCGGTTCGTCACGCCCACCGGTGAGGCCCTCGACCCCGCCGGTGACGCGCCCCGGCTGCTGGGGGCGCCCGAGGGGGACTTCCAGCTGATCGCCCGGGTGACCGTGGGCTTCCGGGCGGCCTTCGACGCCGGCGTGCTGTACGTGCACGTCGGCGAGCGGGCCTGGGCCAAGCTGTGCCTGGAGTACTCCCCGGACGTGCCCACCGTGTGCACGGTGGTCACCCGGGGACACTCCGACGACGCCAACTCCTTCACCGTGGACGGCAGTTCGGTGTGGCTGCGGGTCAGCCGGACCGGGCGGGCCATCGCCTTCCACGCCTCCCGGGACGGTGCGCGGTGGACCTTCGTCCGGCTGTTCACCCTGGGCGACGAGAAGGAGACCGACGCGGCCCTGGTCGGCTTCATGACGCAGTCGCCGATGGGGGAGGGGTGCGTGGTGACGTACGACCACATAGAGGTCAGGCCGAGCTGGCCCCAGGACCTGAGGGACGGGAGTTAG
- a CDS encoding GNAT family N-acetyltransferase, with translation MISDRMTGARVIRTAVPAEAEVIAALHHRARSTYYPDGLPDDGIDWTAAWRSAVGRPDGQVLCVVDQGAITAIASFRPPADGPADVVRLFQFHVDPDRWRTGIGTDLHAACVEQWRADRMRSAVLDVHVDNRRAQAFYARLGWVPDPENPPADGDHHLFLRFSVPGE, from the coding sequence ATGATCAGTGACCGGATGACGGGCGCCCGCGTGATCCGCACGGCCGTGCCCGCCGAGGCCGAGGTGATCGCCGCACTGCATCACCGGGCGCGCTCGACGTACTACCCGGACGGCCTCCCGGACGACGGCATCGACTGGACCGCCGCCTGGCGCAGCGCCGTCGGACGGCCCGATGGGCAGGTGCTGTGCGTCGTCGACCAGGGCGCCATCACCGCCATCGCTTCCTTCCGGCCTCCGGCGGACGGCCCCGCCGACGTGGTCAGGCTGTTCCAGTTCCACGTCGACCCCGACCGCTGGCGCACCGGCATCGGTACCGACCTGCACGCGGCCTGTGTGGAGCAGTGGCGCGCCGATCGAATGCGGAGTGCGGTGCTCGACGTGCACGTGGACAACCGGCGTGCCCAGGCCTTCTACGCCCGCCTCGGCTGGGTCCCCGATCCGGAGAACCCGCCGGCCGACGGCGACCACCACCTGTTCCTGCGCTTCTCCGTGCCTGGGGAATGA
- a CDS encoding peptidoglycan D,D-transpeptidase FtsI family protein: MNKTIRRASVFALLLVLTLLVRATWVQFYDGKALADDNDNRRNAIQTYSQPLGNIIVAGNAITGSARTKGSDLAYKRTYTDGRLYAAVTGYASQAYAPTQLEGIYQDLLNGTDTRLKNVLDTLTGKRADPGNVLTTIDPAVQKAAYQALGGKKGAAVAIDPKTGKILAVVSTPSYDPSSLTDANTAGTAWKQLGADKDKPLTNRALRQPLPPGSTFKLVVAAAALEDGLYKNVDEHTDSPNPYTLPGTVRPLANENASAPCENAPIRVALQYSCNNVFGKMAVDLGQDKVRAMAEKFGFNDDQLDVPVRAYASVYPSHMDKAQTGLSGIGQFDVTATPLQMAMVSAAIANGGKLVSPHMVSQLTDSGGDVLHDYDSDAGTRQVVSSATAGQLQSAMETVVKDGTGTNALIDGVTVGGKTGTAQHGENNSKTPYAWFTSFGKSDSSGKEVAVAVMVEQSDAARSEVSGNGLAAPVAKAMMRAALKS; the protein is encoded by the coding sequence ATGAACAAGACGATCAGGCGGGCGTCCGTCTTCGCGCTGCTGCTCGTGCTCACTCTGCTGGTCAGGGCGACGTGGGTGCAGTTCTACGACGGCAAGGCCCTCGCGGACGACAACGACAACCGGCGGAACGCGATCCAGACGTACTCGCAGCCGCTCGGGAACATCATCGTGGCCGGCAACGCGATCACCGGTTCGGCCCGGACGAAGGGAAGCGACCTCGCGTACAAACGGACGTACACGGACGGCAGGCTCTACGCCGCGGTGACGGGCTACGCCTCGCAGGCCTACGCCCCCACCCAGCTGGAGGGCATCTACCAGGACCTGCTCAACGGCACGGACACCCGTCTGAAGAACGTGCTGGACACCCTCACCGGCAAGCGCGCCGACCCGGGCAACGTGCTCACCACGATCGACCCGGCCGTGCAGAAGGCCGCCTACCAGGCCCTCGGCGGCAAGAAGGGCGCGGCCGTCGCGATCGACCCGAAGACCGGCAAGATCCTCGCGGTGGTCTCGACGCCGTCGTACGACCCCTCCTCGCTCACGGACGCCAACACGGCCGGGACCGCCTGGAAGCAGCTGGGCGCGGACAAGGACAAGCCGCTCACCAACCGCGCGCTGCGCCAGCCGCTGCCGCCGGGTTCGACGTTCAAGCTGGTCGTGGCGGCGGCCGCGCTGGAGGACGGGCTCTACAAGAACGTGGACGAGCACACCGACAGCCCCAACCCGTACACCCTGCCGGGCACGGTGCGGCCGCTGGCGAACGAGAACGCGTCGGCCCCGTGCGAGAACGCCCCGATCCGGGTCGCCCTGCAGTACTCCTGCAACAACGTCTTCGGCAAGATGGCCGTCGACCTCGGGCAGGACAAGGTGAGGGCCATGGCCGAGAAGTTCGGCTTCAACGACGACCAGCTCGATGTGCCGGTGCGGGCCTACGCCAGTGTGTACCCCTCCCACATGGACAAGGCGCAGACCGGGCTCTCTGGCATCGGCCAGTTCGATGTGACCGCGACCCCGCTCCAGATGGCCATGGTCTCAGCCGCCATAGCCAACGGCGGCAAGCTGGTCTCGCCGCACATGGTGTCGCAGCTCACCGACAGCGGCGGTGATGTGTTGCACGACTACGACTCCGACGCCGGGACCCGGCAGGTCGTCAGCTCCGCCACCGCCGGGCAGCTCCAGTCGGCCATGGAGACGGTCGTCAAGGACGGCACGGGCACGAACGCCCTGATCGACGGCGTCACCGTCGGCGGCAAGACCGGAACCGCCCAGCACGGCGAGAACAACAGCAAGACGCCGTACGCCTGGTTCACCTCCTTCGGCAAGTCCGACAGCTCCGGCAAGGAGGTCGCCGTGGCCGTGATGGTGGAGCAGTCGGACGCGGCGAGGTCGGAGGTCAGCGGCAACGGGCTGGCCGCGCCGGTGGCGAAGGCGATGATGCGGGCGGCGCTGAAGAGCTGA
- the thpD gene encoding ectoine hydroxylase produces MTTATDTDLYPSRGATEVTVPRQDPVVWGSPDTPGPVPAADLQSYERDGFLAIEQLITPDEVEVYRQELERLVADPAIRADERSIVEPKSQEIRSVFEVHRISKVFASLVRDPRVVGRARQILGSDVYVHQSRINVKPGFGASGFYWHSDFETWHAEDGLPNMRTVSVSIALTENHDTNGGLMIMPGSHRTFLGCAGATPKDNYKKSLQMQDAGTPSDEALTKMASEYGIKLFTGKAGSATWFDCNCMHGSGDNITPFPRSNVFIVFNSVENAAVEPFAAPVRRPEFIGARDFTPVR; encoded by the coding sequence ATGACCACTGCCACCGACACCGATCTGTACCCCAGCCGCGGCGCCACCGAGGTCACCGTCCCCCGGCAGGACCCGGTCGTCTGGGGCTCCCCGGACACGCCCGGCCCGGTCCCGGCCGCCGATCTCCAGTCGTACGAGCGTGACGGCTTCCTCGCGATCGAGCAGCTGATCACCCCCGACGAGGTCGAGGTCTACCGGCAGGAGCTGGAGCGGCTGGTCGCCGACCCGGCGATCCGGGCCGACGAGCGCTCGATCGTCGAGCCGAAGTCGCAGGAGATCCGCTCGGTCTTCGAGGTGCACCGGATCAGCAAGGTGTTCGCGAGCCTGGTGCGCGATCCGCGCGTGGTCGGCCGGGCCCGGCAGATCCTCGGTTCGGACGTGTACGTCCACCAGTCCCGGATCAACGTCAAGCCCGGTTTCGGCGCGAGCGGCTTCTACTGGCACTCGGACTTCGAGACCTGGCACGCCGAGGACGGCCTGCCGAACATGCGCACGGTGTCCGTCTCGATCGCGCTGACCGAGAACCACGACACCAACGGCGGCCTGATGATCATGCCGGGCTCGCACCGGACGTTCCTGGGCTGCGCCGGCGCCACGCCCAAGGACAACTACAAGAAGTCCCTGCAGATGCAGGACGCGGGCACGCCCTCGGACGAGGCGCTGACCAAGATGGCGAGCGAGTACGGCATCAAGCTCTTCACGGGCAAGGCCGGTTCGGCGACCTGGTTCGACTGCAACTGCATGCACGGCTCCGGCGACAACATCACGCCGTTCCCGCGCAGCAACGTCTTCATCGTGTTCAACAGCGTGGAGAACGCCGCCGTCGAGCCGTTCGCGGCACCGGTGCGCAGGCCGGAGTTCATCGGGGCGAGGGACTTCACGCCGGTGCGGTAG
- a CDS encoding aminotransferase class V-fold PLP-dependent enzyme codes for METFESLVRAEFSPKNTFLNTASSGLLPARTVTALHEAVTIRAEGRPLDPLFEDVELARAAFARLAGVPVARVAAGASVASQTGLVAASLPAGAEVLTAEDDFTSVINPFYTRGDLKVRAVPLERLAESVRPGTALVAVSAAQSADGRVADLPALREAARAHGTRTYIDFSQAAGWLPMEAGAYDFTVSTTFKWLLGPHGAAFLVVPEDFGGLAPLLAGWVAAEEPWDSCYGPVAELARSARRFDVSPALFTYTGVRHSLALIEELGVTAVQAHDLALADRFRAGLGSLGHAPLPAPGSAIVSVPGLGGRQGELSRAGIEVSNRAGNLRASFHLYNTPADVDRLLDVLAG; via the coding sequence ATGGAGACCTTCGAGAGCCTCGTCCGTGCCGAGTTCAGCCCGAAGAACACCTTTCTGAACACCGCGAGCAGCGGCCTGCTGCCCGCCCGTACCGTCACCGCCCTGCACGAAGCAGTGACGATCAGGGCCGAGGGCCGGCCGCTGGATCCGCTGTTCGAGGACGTGGAACTGGCCCGCGCCGCGTTCGCCCGGCTCGCCGGGGTGCCGGTGGCCCGGGTGGCGGCCGGGGCGTCGGTCGCCTCCCAGACCGGGCTGGTCGCCGCCTCGCTGCCCGCCGGCGCCGAAGTCCTCACCGCCGAGGACGACTTCACCTCCGTGATCAACCCCTTCTACACGCGGGGCGACCTCAAGGTCCGTGCCGTACCGCTGGAGCGGCTCGCCGAGTCCGTGCGGCCCGGCACCGCGCTCGTCGCGGTCAGTGCCGCCCAGTCCGCCGACGGGCGGGTCGCCGACCTGCCCGCCCTGCGCGAGGCGGCCCGGGCGCACGGCACGCGCACCTACATCGACTTCTCCCAGGCCGCGGGCTGGCTGCCGATGGAGGCCGGGGCCTACGACTTCACGGTCTCCACGACCTTCAAGTGGCTGCTCGGCCCGCACGGGGCCGCCTTCCTCGTCGTCCCCGAGGACTTCGGGGGCCTCGCCCCGCTGCTGGCGGGCTGGGTCGCGGCCGAGGAGCCCTGGGACAGCTGCTACGGCCCGGTGGCCGAACTCGCCCGTTCGGCACGGCGGTTCGACGTCAGCCCCGCCCTGTTCACCTACACCGGTGTGCGCCACTCCCTCGCCCTGATCGAGGAACTGGGCGTGACCGCCGTGCAGGCCCACGACCTGGCCCTCGCCGACCGGTTCCGGGCCGGACTCGGCTCGCTCGGCCACGCCCCCCTGCCCGCCCCCGGCTCGGCCATCGTCTCCGTCCCCGGACTGGGCGGGCGCCAGGGCGAGTTGAGCCGTGCCGGCATCGAGGTGTCCAACCGTGCAGGCAACCTGCGGGCCTCGTTCCACCTCTACAACACGCCCGCGGACGTGGACCGGCTGCTGGACGTGCTGGCCGGCTGA
- the ectB gene encoding diaminobutyrate--2-oxoglutarate transaminase — protein sequence MTITQPDLSVFETLESEVRSYCRGWPTVFDRAQGSRMFDEDGHAYLDFFAGAGSLNYGHNNAVLKRALIDYLDRDGVTHGLDMSTTAKRSFLQTFQDLVLRPRDLPYKVMFPGPTGTNAVESALKLARKVKGREAIVSFTNAFHGMSLGSLAVTGNAFKRAGAGIPLVHGTPMPFDNYFDGTVPDFLWFERLLEDQGSGLNKPAAVIVETVQGEGGINVARPEWLRALKELCERQDMLLIVDDIQMGCGRTGAFFSFEEAGITPDIVTVSKSISGYGLPMSLCLFKPELDVWEPGEHNGTFRGNNPAFVTATAALETYWADGSAMEKQTRARGEQVEQALISITEENLADVKEYRGRGLVWGMEFHDKARASKIARRAFELGLLIETSGPEGEVVKLLPALTITPDELDEGLRVLARAVRETA from the coding sequence GTGACCATCACCCAGCCCGACCTCAGCGTCTTCGAGACCCTCGAGTCCGAGGTGCGCAGCTACTGCCGCGGCTGGCCCACGGTCTTCGACCGCGCACAGGGCAGCCGGATGTTCGACGAGGACGGTCATGCCTACCTCGACTTCTTCGCCGGGGCCGGCTCACTCAACTACGGCCACAACAACGCCGTACTCAAACGGGCGCTGATCGACTATCTGGATCGCGACGGGGTCACCCACGGCCTGGACATGTCGACGACGGCCAAACGGTCGTTCCTGCAGACCTTCCAGGACCTCGTGCTGCGCCCGCGCGATCTGCCGTACAAGGTCATGTTCCCGGGTCCGACGGGCACCAACGCCGTGGAGTCGGCGCTGAAGCTGGCCCGCAAGGTGAAGGGCCGGGAGGCGATCGTGTCGTTCACGAACGCCTTCCACGGCATGTCACTGGGCTCCCTCGCCGTCACCGGCAACGCCTTCAAGCGGGCCGGCGCCGGCATCCCGCTGGTGCACGGCACCCCGATGCCGTTCGACAACTACTTCGACGGCACGGTCCCGGACTTCCTGTGGTTCGAGCGGCTCCTGGAGGACCAGGGCTCCGGGCTCAACAAGCCCGCCGCGGTGATCGTGGAGACCGTGCAGGGCGAGGGCGGCATCAACGTGGCCCGGCCCGAATGGCTGCGCGCGCTCAAGGAGTTGTGCGAGCGGCAGGACATGCTGCTGATCGTCGACGACATCCAGATGGGCTGCGGCCGCACCGGCGCCTTCTTCTCCTTCGAGGAGGCGGGCATCACGCCGGACATCGTCACCGTCTCCAAGTCGATCAGCGGCTACGGGCTGCCGATGTCGCTGTGCCTGTTCAAGCCCGAGCTGGACGTGTGGGAGCCGGGCGAGCACAACGGCACCTTCCGCGGCAACAACCCCGCGTTCGTCACCGCGACCGCGGCACTGGAGACGTACTGGGCCGACGGCTCGGCGATGGAGAAGCAGACCCGGGCCCGGGGCGAGCAGGTCGAGCAGGCGCTGATCTCGATCACCGAGGAGAACCTCGCCGACGTCAAGGAGTACCGCGGCCGCGGCCTGGTGTGGGGCATGGAGTTCCACGACAAGGCGCGGGCCTCGAAGATCGCCCGGCGGGCCTTCGAACTCGGGCTGCTCATCGAGACGTCCGGCCCGGAGGGCGAGGTCGTCAAGCTGCTGCCGGCCCTCACCATCACGCCGGACGAGCTGGACGAGGGCCTCCGGGTCCTCGCCCGCGCCGTCCGCGAAACCGCCTGA